The sequence below is a genomic window from bacterium.
ATAGGCGTACAGCCCGACATGCTCATAAACGGTCATTTGCTGACGATGCAGTGGATAGGGGATAAGGGCTCGAGAGAAAAATAAGGCCTTGCGGTGACAATCGAAGACGACTTTGACTACGCTCGGCGAGCGCAGGTCTTCCTTGCGGATTTTTTTGATAACAGTTGCCATGCGGCATTCCGGTTTCTGCAGCATGGTTTCGGCCAATTCATCGATCATGCATGGATCCACAAACGGCTGATCCCCCTGAATGTTGATCACGATATCAGCCTGTATAGACCGAGCGGCTTCAGCCACACGGTCGGTTCCGCATCCATGTTTATCAGAAGTCATGACGACCTCGCCGCCTATGGATTCCATAAACCGCTGGATACGTGGATCATCCGCGGCGACCAAGACCCGCTGTAAAAAACGGGATTGGACAGCCTGCTCATAAACACGTTGGATCATCGGAACACCGGCGATCGGCAACAACATTTTTCCCTCTAACCGGGTGGAATGATAACGTGCTGGAATGATACCGATTATGGTTGGCATCTGTTTTTCCCGTATACGCGGTAAGAGATAAGGAATGCGTGACGGTCCGACTCAACTACCG
It includes:
- the kdsB gene encoding 3-deoxy-manno-octulosonate cytidylyltransferase; translation: MPTIIGIIPARYHSTRLEGKMLLPIAGVPMIQRVYEQAVQSRFLQRVLVAADDPRIQRFMESIGGEVVMTSDKHGCGTDRVAEAARSIQADIVINIQGDQPFVDPCMIDELAETMLQKPECRMATVIKKIRKEDLRSPSVVKVVFDCHRKALFFSRALIPYPLHRQQMTVYEHVGLYAYRNDFLQIIAQLPMSPLEKTESLEQLRVLENGYSITVVETLCQNPHFSGFGVDTQQELEEAERLIFEYAKNSKKA